In Poecilia reticulata strain Guanapo linkage group LG11, Guppy_female_1.0+MT, whole genome shotgun sequence, the genomic stretch aagtAGTGGTATCCAAGATTATGGGCCATTTtcagaacaaattaaacaataacAACTTGAATTCTGTAAAGAACTACTACAGCAAAAATGATTGCATTAGTTAAACCTGCCTAGCGAAATAAATGCGGCCaatatttagcagaaaatgaaaatgaaattatagTCTGTAGTCACAGTTTTGCCAAAAGAAACTTGATCTAGCAAAAGTGTCACTTATGTTTCAGCTAAAAAGGATATACTAGCTAAAGCTCAAGCTTGTGCCCCACATCTTTGTTTACAAGCTAAACAAAGATgtttaacttttactttaacGACTTAAACAAGATAgaatgcaattaaaattaataacattAGTAATATAATATGAATGAGACTTGAACTCAACATGTAAAAATTCCACAGGCCCTAGAAAAActggaatatatatattttttcatatgaCTGACTGTCCATGTATGCTACCTATACATCAAACAAGCAACGTCTCTGCTTTGCGAGACGTGCAGTTATATTGTAAGATATTAATATATCCTCAAAAAACAGTCTCTGATAATATTGCAAagaaacacatatttttaactttattttaaaggaacTGGCACTCACAATATGGCGGCAACGTTGACGTACAACAAGACAATTTTAGTCTAATTCTATTGGTCGATGAGTTAAATACATCCGGTTGCTGATAGCGGAAGTGTTTAACTCGGGAGACCACTCGGATTTTAGCTACAAAATTCAGCAAATTATTCTAATTCGCGGTAAATTGTGCCGTTCTAGAAACACCTACCAACTTATCGGTTGCTTTTACTGCTGGCATGTCGGAATAAGGTATGTGTGACGTAGATTTTCAAAGTTATTTGCCCATTTTGGTTTGTCGCGCTTTCGCTACATTAGGCCGTAATGGCTGCAAATCAATAGTATTTTGATGGGATACAATAGAAACCATGATGTTTACACACTGCTtgtaaaaactcagttttttcccccctgataTAGTAAAATGAAACAGTGATCGTCAGCACCTCATAAAAGAATCAGTTATGATCTTATTAAACCattggtgtatttaaatttGCTTTGAAATCAACAAAAGAATAGTTTCTTTTGAGGAAATTAAACGTGAGGAATTTGATAGAGGAGACTACATTTGATTTCAGTCAAACTGTACTGGATAAATATCCCAATTAAGGTCAGATAAGTTTTGAAATTATGCGTCATAGTTGAAAAAGGTAATATTTTAACAGGGCTATATTCTACTTTTTATGCTCCCATTaaataattatgattattatcactcactgtataaaaaaataaaacatttttccatcaaaCTACTTCTTGTTTAGATCAGTTAGTATaaacacaattatttatttatatttttatagtacaggatttttctttcttttttttttttttttttttttacttccagtACATTTCATTGGCATTTGGAAGAATTTCCTTTTAAACTGCATCACTTGAATCAAGTATTTTGGGTATTCCTCCACAGGCTTCTCAAAAAGTTGTGATCAGGGTTTCATAAAGCACGCGCCAAAACAATGACATTGTTCTTGTTAATAACTAATTTGGCTGCATTCTCAGGGTAAATTTCCACTTAGGAGACACATTTGTGCCTGAATTTTAACTTACTGCCTGATGTCTTGAGATTTTCCTTCAGTATTTCCAAACAATTTTCTTACTTCATGATAGTTTCTGAAGTGCATCAGTCTCTACTGCAGCAAAACGCTTCCCACCACAAAACACTCGTGCTGCACAGTCGGGATGGTTTTCTCAGGCTTTCAAGTTTGTCTTTATCCCCTCAAATGTAGAACGGTTCAAATTATGAATTAAAACTTCaatttagtttcatcagacaaCAGGACATTTCTCCAAAAATTAAGCTCTTTCCCCCCCTAGTTCATTCAGAAACACATTCATCTTTTGGACACAGAAAGATGAACCAGACAggtttaacttcagacagtaaAAAACAAGGTCTATATATCTTTTTAACCAATGCAtgcaaacttctggtttcaactgtaattGTTTATAGTCATACTAGTGTACACAAACTTcttgatttaacaaaaaataaaaaaatgtaaaaatcctcttattattcttgcattttgtaaatagaaataattctgGGTAAGCTaattcaaagattaaatatttgatttgatttaatctcAAAGAACGTGTTGCGGTGCATCCAATTCGATGTTTTTAGctgcaaaacagaataaagatgctgATTTATAATTACGTTTGCCCTCTATTTTCAGAAAGCTGCGATGGACGCATCACCTTTCTACGGCGTCCCGCCAATCGAGAGCGACGACAGCTGCCTCAGCGACAGCGTCAGCGTCAGCGACGAGGACAATGGAGCAACAGAACCAAGTGACGACAGCACCGCCGACGAAGACCCTGACTGGACTGACGACGCAGCCGCGTGCACCAGCGCTGCTACCACAAGAAGGGTGTCAGCCGCCGCTTCGACAAAATGGCAGGAGGTCGTGTGGGACTCGGTTCAGCAGCAGAGCTCTGCAAAACACTATCCCGTCTGGCAGGGCACGCTTCCAGATGCGGATGAAACCAGAGAGCCCGTTCAGTACTTCCGAGACTTTTTCGACGCTGAGCTTTTGGAAACAATTTCGAAACAAAGTAATCTGTATTGTGCACAAGAAAGTCCCAACAGTGCCCTTAAGTTGGACCCCAGCGAGCTGGAGCAGTTTATCGGCACCGTCATGTATATCAGTGTTATACACTTGCCAAGGTTACGAATGTACTGGTCCAACGATTGTCGAATACGGCAGGTGGCGGATGTGGTCTCCCGAGACCGATTtgaagaaattacaaaattccTTCACTTcaacgacaacaacaacatggcGGCGAACAGCAAGGACAAGCTCTTCAAAATCAGGCCAATTGTTGATTCCCTTCTGCACAAATTTCAGGCTATTCCTCAAGACCAAATGTTGTTCATTGGTGAACAAATTGTCCCTTTCAAAGGGAGATCCTCTCTAAAGCAATACATGCCCAAGAAGCCTCACCGATGGGGATATAAAATCTACGTGCTTTGTGACACAAAAGGCCTGGTGCACTCGTTTGACATATTTACCGGCAGAACCGCTCCTGAACGCGGAGAACCCGACATTGGACCGACTGGAAACATTGTGCTGAAGCTCGCACAAGCCGTCCAGCGGGCCGACGATCACCTGCTCTACTTTGACCACTGCTTCTCCTCCTTGGATTTGCTCGCTGCTCTTGCGAATAAGGGGATTCCAGCGCTTGGGACGGTGCAGCTGAACCAACTGCAAGGGTGCTGCTTCAGCACCAACTCCGACATGAAGAAAAAGGGAAGAGGGACGTTCGAAGAGAAAAAGGTCGTCTTCGACGGTGCAGAAATGAGGGCAGTCAAATGGTTTGACAGCAAGGGGGTGATCGTTGCCAGCAATTTCCCCGGTGCTCAGTCTATCTCCAGAGTGAAACGATGGGACAAAAAGTTGAAACACAACGTCTTTGTGACATGCCCGAGCATCATTAGCCTGTACCACAAGTTCTTGGGAGGCGTCCACGCGCTCAACGCACAAATTGCGTCGTGTCGCATCCAGGTCAGGTCAAAGAAGTACTACCACAGGttcttttttcactttgtcGACATGGTGGTTGTGAACAGCTGGCTGTTGTATCAACGGGACTGTGATTCTCTGGACGTTCCAAAAAAGGAGCGGAAGGACTTGCTGGCTTTCAGAACATCGGTGGCGCAAGCGCTCTGCATGCAGTTCAATGAGAACTCCAGCGTGAAGAGGGAGCCGCCGTCACCTGACGGGGAAAGGGAAttgcaaaagaagaaatttcGAGGTCCAACTCGGGCTCTTCCAACCATGGAGGTCCGGTCGGACGCCGTGGGTCACTGGCCAATGACGGACAGCGAGCGGCAGCGCTGCAAGTTCAATAAATGCAAGGGCCAGAGTGTCTACAAATGCTCAAAGTGCGGCGTTCACCTGTGCCTCAACAAGCACAATAACTGCTTCATAGAATTTCACAAGTAACAATAGCTTCTTACTGCAGATGAAGAGACGGCCAGACCATCTCCTTTGATATTTTCTGCCCGTGGTTTAATTACGACATGTCATCCAGTTCCTGATGGGGTACAGATCATGATTCTTCCAGCACCATGTTTGACTGAATGAAGTCTTGGCTTTCCCTATTTTcatctgggctttttttttttttagcaaaaccagaagaaatctgtcagataaaaactcatttccaacaacatttgaaaagttattCAATTATGCATTGCGACTAAATTTGTATCCGTTCTATTGATCCAAATCGATCTTCGCTGTTTGGTgtctgcttaaaaacaaaattatgatttCCAGCAAAATGTGCAGTTGGTGATTTTGAGAAGCTGCataatattaaaagaaattgacagttaaaaatgacttaaaacgTCAACCGTGTCTACATATGGCTATGGAAGCCGTTATGTTGTATTTGAttggaaatgttaaaaaaaaatgagccTAGTGGGCATCAATTTGTGTTTGAGTAACCCCGCGACAATGAAGGTGCTTTCTGACAGTTTAGGATCACAGTGCGGAGTTGTAAAATGAGATGTTTtccaatgttatttttaaaataaatatctaaaatgcgTCATGATTTTGAGCTCAATCAgcatgttctcttgttttttccattttgaagagAAGCTAACATCTTAgtactgcagaaaaaaaaaactccacacctggccacatttattttgtatttttattgatgtaattatccatggttttaattttatcaCTCATCCAGTAATAATCatggctttaaaataaactgacgTCCCTATCATCCAAAGTCACCCTCCTCCATTTAAACACgcaatagaaaaatatatacttaaTACTTTGTACAATACTGGTTTTGGTCCAAACAAAAGTGGATCAGAAAAGCCAATATACCTTTTACTCAAAAAGGTTCTCCAATTTGCATTTAAGCTCCTTTTAAATGGATTCGGGCAACTTTGAATATAggaattttacataataaattCTAAAGACAAAAATGCTGAATGCAGAGTCTGTAACACAAAATTCAActtcacagattaaaaaaaatatcactattTACAGGCTTTTATAATATTCAAAGGCCaattaagagagagagagagggtgagGCAGACAGAGAGGTGTAAAGGGAAAGTTTCAGGAatcaggaggaggaagggcGGGATCTCGAGAGACGAGAGGGCACAGAAAGCAGAGTCGTGGAGCGAACCAGAGCAAATCAAACATGTAACAAGAATTTTCAAACTACGCATTTACAAAGTCCTAAAGAAGCTGAATGAGGGCGCGCGCACGCTCCTCCGGCCCGGTCCGTCCTCCACAGTGCATGATGCATCTTCCCAGCTCCACAACCCGGccctcctctccttccttcctcccctgggttcgtttttttttaaacattcattttgctcGTTCGCCAGCTGGCGACCCCAGGCGATAGCTCCGTCGTTCGGTTTTCATACGCACTTGGACACACATCCTCAGCATGTATACAGAAACCAAACACACCTCAAGTCTGTACAttagaggagagagaaagagagagagaaaaaaaaacaaaaacagaaaaaaaaccccaaacacaAGCACTCTGCATACAAACACGCTCGTTCCTGTACATACAGCACACCGCACCGACTCCACAGCTACTTCCCAGCGATTCCTGTACAGGAGAAATCGAAACAGTTTGCTGGAGATTTACCACACGGCTCTCACTACACCTCTCCATTTCACAGCTCAAACTGATCACCCATTCTAATTATTATGCGTACACtcatactcttttttttttttttttgatcaatttgcagtttttgcctctgtaattttattacaaaaaaaagtcatgccTAAAGTCTAGCAGACATTTGCCGATGTGTAAAATATAGATATTACTGccctgctttttcttttttttttaatttcaaacatgggaggggggggggatctTTGCTTGATTGTAGTCTAAGTCAGGGTAATAGTTCAGTCAGGAGTTGTTACTATGTAAAATCTGGAAAATCCGCACACACTTTTAATTCTCAACTGGATTTGAAAACCTTTCAAGCAGCCGGTCGAGCGACCGAAATCCTCCAGAAACACGAAGCTGTGCTAAGCAACGCCAAAGTCTGTCCAGATGAGAACCTTGAGAACCTTGGACGTTCTTCACCGGGGACACCGTCCTGTCTCAGTAAAGTCCACAGTCTTGTGAAGGTCGTAAAGGGCTACTTTCTGCGGCGCACCGCAGTTTTGATCTTGCGCCCAGCGATCCCTGACTGTCCGGCTGGGGAGGCGGTGAACGTCTTAGTTGACCTGCGAGAGGAAATTACATCTCCGTTAGAAAGACGACAATACGCGTCGCAGCTTACGATCACGTGAAACCCAAATAAATTTAAGTGAAAGTGTGCAGTTGTGGTGtgtgaaaacagcagaaaatggagcagaaaacatgcaaactgagTCACGGCTGCAGCTGCTCGCAGATTCTCCACattaaaattaaagcattttcaagggaagttttcaaacttttcctgcaccacactttggagataaaaaaaaaatcaatacaaatgaactaaaaaagcCTGTGTTAATTTATTATTGAACAATAAAATTTATTACTGTTAATATCTTGTGATAGTTGACATTCTAcagcaggaaaaagaaacaaagaaaacaaaattttatgttttaacataaaacataaaatttatgTTCTGACTGCTctgaaaaagtgacaaaaaaactttccaacttttctggcatttagaaaatataaataattgtattaaTTCTATCTAACAAAAAACGAgaagtttggtttgatttcactttacacattgtgaaaaaattagttttttttcatatttaaatactTGATTTgtactgaaataataaaacctttGATTGCACTTTATTACCAAAATGTACAATCTGAATAACGAAGCACTTAAGAACTTTTTACAGAATTCAAGCACTCTGAACCTTGAAGGCAGAGCATCTAAATTGAGGCATTGTGAAATATTTCCTGTGTAGATTGATGAGCAGCAGCATACCCTATGTTAAATGTTGGAGTTTGTGTAAAGTTGAAACTGCCACCAGCTGCTCCTGGCTGGGGTGCGATGGGGGGATTGGCGGAGGGGGCAGAAGGCGCTCCAGATCCAGCTCCAAACGTAAACACGCCTGAAGAGTTATTTGAGGCTCCAAAAGCACTGGCTCCTCCGAACTGAAAGCCTCcacctgattttaaaaaaacacagaatcaaagatgtgattttaattgtgcgATCCCCACCCGGAGGAAGAGAGTCGGTCTGCAGGTTGATGTGAACGAACGCCCAGAGGACGACTCACTTGGTGCGGAGTTGGTGCTGGAGCCAAACACAGGTGTGGAGTTGTTCTGCTGTCCAAACGCGGGGGCAGCGTTGGGTTTGGTTCCAAAGGTTTGGGCAGGTGTGGCTGGGAAAGGGGATCCAAAACTTGATGAGAAAGGAGGATTCTGGTTGGCGCCGAAACCTCCTGAAGGAGCTGAACTGAACACAAATGGTGACGGGGCTGCAGAAGGAGCtggaaataatgacaaaaaaatgaaagaaaagatgaatattttacCACCGCCAACATTAATATTCCAACAGCGGTTTTACAAGCTTTTATAATAAACGCAGACCTGATGAGgaagcagcagggggcgctgctgctgcggctccGAAGGAAAAAGAGGGAGCAGCGGGAGCGGGAGCAgaagcggcagcagcagcagcagcactgttGGTAGAAGCGCCAAAGATGAAGGGCTGAGCCGGCGCCGGAGCCGCGTTCAGCAGAGCGCTCGACGGCGCCGCTGACTGGTTGTCGTGATTCTGTCCAAACATGAAGTTCTTAGCAGGGGGAGCATCGCCGGTGGTGGAGGGAGGCTGGCCGAACACAAACGAGCTGGGGGCCGAGGAGGATGAAGACGAAGTTGCGGTCGGGGCCGGCGCAGAGCCACTGCTGGCGGCGCCAAACATGGCGGGAGTCGGGGTGGCGGATGATGAGGTGGTGGCGCTGGGCGGGTTATTAGCCAGGAAAGAGAAGGCTGATTTTGGAGCGGCAGTGGAATCTGTGCAGGGAGACAATGATACTGTCAGCAACAATGTCTTCTGGCTTCATAAACTCTTGAGTTAGTGTCACTTCCAATTTCTTCGTCAGAAATCTAGGTGCTCTGTGTCATAAACTGGACAATATGGCTAAAGAACGCATCACGATGTATCGGTCGATATCAACAATTACTaattcgtttttttgttttcgatataaaataagtttgaatGACTGATGAAAGAAGCTCTTAAAGTTAAATGGGGGCAttgtgataaagaaaaaaaattaaaggaagaTAAAAATGTAGGTTAATCTCAGTATGAAGGTTTCCAAACTGTTAAAATTCACCATTATACCATTAAACTGTCCTAAAATAGTGCCAAGCGAGTCTCGTCcagaaaatcacaaacatgaCTTATAATCACAGaattacaagttttttttccaataacaGACAATACAAACCAAACCATTCCGACaattcactaaaaaaaaaaaaagctaaatattaataCCTGCAGCAGTTTGTCCAAAGCTGAAAGACGGCTTTGAGGCTTCCGAGGTCGACGTTTCACTCTTTTCTGCCTGTTTGCCAAACGTGAAAGCCGGCGGCGGCTGATCTGTCGGCGCACTCGGCTTGCTGAA encodes the following:
- the LOC103472387 gene encoding piggyBac transposable element-derived protein 2-like, with the translated sequence MDASPFYGVPPIESDDSCLSDSVSVSDEDNGATEPSDDSTADEDPDWTDDAAACTSAATTRRVSAAASTKWQEVVWDSVQQQSSAKHYPVWQGTLPDADETREPVQYFRDFFDAELLETISKQSNLYCAQESPNSALKLDPSELEQFIGTVMYISVIHLPRLRMYWSNDCRIRQVADVVSRDRFEEITKFLHFNDNNNMAANSKDKLFKIRPIVDSLLHKFQAIPQDQMLFIGEQIVPFKGRSSLKQYMPKKPHRWGYKIYVLCDTKGLVHSFDIFTGRTAPERGEPDIGPTGNIVLKLAQAVQRADDHLLYFDHCFSSLDLLAALANKGIPALGTVQLNQLQGCCFSTNSDMKKKGRGTFEEKKVVFDGAEMRAVKWFDSKGVIVASNFPGAQSISRVKRWDKKLKHNVFVTCPSIISLYHKFLGGVHALNAQIASCRIQVRSKKYYHRFFFHFVDMVVVNSWLLYQRDCDSLDVPKKERKDLLAFRTSVAQALCMQFNENSSVKREPPSPDGERELQKKKFRGPTRALPTMEVRSDAVGHWPMTDSERQRCKFNKCKGQSVYKCSKCGVHLCLNKHNNCFIEFHK